One genomic region from Erythrobacter mangrovi encodes:
- a CDS encoding EthD domain-containing protein — MIKLTYCLHRLPTLTREEFQRYWRETHAPLVAAAGPALGIRRYVQCHTFESDIGAGTAAGRDMPHGGGEDFDGVAELWFDSEEAVAALLGDQEGLRHAHILLEDERNFIDFSRSRAFMVRENVVIGEP; from the coding sequence GTGATCAAGCTGACCTATTGTCTCCACCGCCTGCCAACGCTGACCCGCGAAGAATTTCAGCGGTATTGGCGCGAGACGCACGCACCGCTGGTCGCTGCAGCGGGACCGGCGCTGGGTATCCGCCGCTATGTCCAGTGCCACACTTTCGAAAGCGACATCGGTGCGGGGACGGCGGCGGGGCGCGACATGCCGCATGGCGGGGGCGAGGATTTCGATGGGGTGGCCGAGCTGTGGTTCGACAGTGAGGAAGCGGTCGCCGCGCTGCTCGGCGATCAGGAAGGCCTGCGGCACGCGCACATCCTGCTTGAGGACGAACGCAATTTCATCGACTTTTCCCGCAGCCGCGCCTTCATGGTGCGTGAGAATGTGGTGATCGGAGAGCCATGA
- a CDS encoding oxygenase MpaB family protein — translation MTPDLPPAYQVDFRSPQGEPGLVPPGSIQWRVFKNPIALGIGGVAAVLLEFADARIRSGVWDHSIYKVDPIGRSQRTGMAAMVGVFGPASAARRVIGGANRMHRKVEGETPTGEAYRALDPELLDWVSATAGYGFLEAYHRFVRPLSAEDRTRYYQDGEAVARLYGVEHPLTSDADFFAMLDHLFPRFEAHPINREFLDIIQSGRAAPTIPKFLHRALARAAVSLLPARVRERMELGSEFDLTTRDRVALRLAGRLADRVGSPAMPAWQAAERLGLPGRFAWMSPAHQQRLLAQRGELLTQAEPAE, via the coding sequence GTGACGCCAGACCTGCCACCCGCATACCAGGTCGATTTCCGCTCGCCGCAGGGCGAGCCGGGACTGGTGCCACCCGGTTCCATCCAGTGGCGTGTGTTCAAGAACCCGATCGCGCTGGGTATCGGTGGGGTCGCAGCGGTGCTGCTCGAATTCGCCGATGCCCGCATCCGCTCGGGGGTGTGGGACCATTCGATCTACAAGGTCGACCCGATCGGCCGCTCGCAACGTACCGGCATGGCCGCCATGGTCGGGGTGTTCGGCCCGGCCTCTGCTGCGCGACGCGTGATCGGCGGGGCAAACCGGATGCATCGCAAGGTGGAGGGTGAGACGCCCACGGGCGAGGCGTACCGCGCTCTCGATCCGGAGCTGCTGGACTGGGTCAGCGCAACTGCAGGCTATGGCTTTCTCGAAGCCTATCACCGCTTTGTCCGGCCGCTCTCCGCCGAGGACCGTACGCGCTACTACCAGGATGGGGAGGCGGTCGCGCGGCTCTATGGAGTCGAACATCCGCTGACCAGCGATGCCGACTTCTTCGCCATGCTCGATCACCTGTTCCCGCGTTTTGAGGCGCACCCGATCAATCGCGAGTTCCTCGATATCATCCAGTCGGGCCGGGCAGCACCGACGATCCCCAAGTTCCTTCATCGCGCGCTGGCGCGCGCCGCAGTGTCGCTGTTGCCGGCCAGGGTACGGGAGCGGATGGAGTTGGGAAGCGAGTTCGACCTGACCACGCGCGATCGGGTGGCGCTCAGGCTGGCGGGCAGGCTGGCGGATCGTGTCGGATCGCCGGCGATGCCAGCCTGGCAAGCGGCCGAGCGTCTTGGCCTACCCGGACGCTTTGCCTGGATGAGCCCCGCGCATCAGCAGCGCCTGCTGGCCCAGCGCGGGGAACTACTAACGCAAGCGGAGCCCGCGGAGTGA
- a CDS encoding alkylphosphonate utilization protein: MSGDDEDYVYDEDSGEWMPASELAAKQAADGQVEVRDAVGNLLADGDAVTLIKDLEVKGAGQTLKQGTLIKSIRLTGDPQEIDCKYPGIKGLVLRAEFVRKR; the protein is encoded by the coding sequence ATGAGTGGCGACGACGAGGACTATGTCTACGACGAAGACAGCGGCGAATGGATGCCGGCGAGCGAGCTCGCCGCAAAGCAGGCCGCAGACGGACAGGTCGAAGTGCGCGACGCCGTCGGCAACCTGCTGGCCGACGGTGACGCCGTCACGCTGATCAAGGACCTCGAGGTCAAGGGCGCGGGCCAGACGCTGAAGCAGGGTACGCTGATCAAGTCGATCCGCCTCACCGGCGACCCGCAGGAGATCGACTGCAAGTACCCCGGCATCAAGGGTCTGGTGCTGCGTGCCGAGTTCGTGCGCAAGCGGTGA
- a CDS encoding YaiI/YqxD family protein, producing the protein MTILVDADACPVKDEVYRVAERFKAEVRVVSNSPFRVPQDPRIRRVVVSDGFDAADDWIAEHANPRSVVITADILLAERCLAAGAQVLAHNGKPFDAASIGGAVATRAIMADLRAGMDGITGGPPPFSKADRSRFLQALDLVLTRLQRS; encoded by the coding sequence GTGACAATCCTCGTCGATGCCGACGCCTGCCCGGTGAAGGACGAGGTCTATCGCGTCGCCGAACGCTTCAAGGCCGAGGTCCGCGTGGTCAGCAACAGCCCCTTTCGCGTACCGCAAGACCCGCGCATCCGCCGCGTGGTGGTGAGCGACGGGTTCGACGCCGCCGACGACTGGATCGCCGAACACGCAAACCCGCGCAGCGTGGTGATCACCGCCGACATCCTGCTGGCCGAGCGGTGCCTTGCCGCCGGGGCCCAGGTCCTCGCCCACAATGGCAAGCCGTTCGATGCGGCGAGTATCGGCGGCGCGGTTGCCACCCGCGCGATCATGGCAGACCTGCGCGCGGGGATGGACGGCATCACCGGCGGCCCGCCGCCCTTCTCCAAGGCCGATCGGTCGCGTTTCCTCCAGGCGCTCGACCTCGTGCTGACCCGGTTGCAGCGCAGCTGA
- a CDS encoding RidA family protein: MSVRSRACVAAFSAALITAAPAVAEEPAPPVFSPSTLPYPFSSAVQVGDVLYLSGDIGADESGLAVVPGGIEPETRAMFARIGATLAAHGLGFDDVFKCTVFLADMSEWPAFNAIYAEHFTKGSYPTRSALGVNGLALGARVEMECWAWNPQSG, translated from the coding sequence ATGTCCGTCCGCTCGCGTGCCTGTGTCGCCGCTTTCTCCGCCGCGCTGATCACGGCCGCCCCCGCCGTGGCGGAGGAACCCGCGCCGCCCGTCTTCTCCCCCTCGACGCTGCCCTATCCTTTCTCCAGCGCGGTGCAGGTGGGCGATGTGCTTTACCTGTCGGGCGATATCGGCGCGGATGAGAGCGGGCTCGCGGTGGTGCCCGGCGGGATCGAGCCCGAGACGCGGGCAATGTTCGCGCGCATTGGCGCGACGCTTGCTGCGCATGGGCTGGGCTTCGACGATGTGTTCAAATGCACCGTGTTCCTCGCCGACATGAGCGAGTGGCCCGCCTTCAACGCGATCTACGCCGAGCATTTCACCAAGGGCAGCTATCCCACACGTTCGGCGCTGGGCGTCAATGGCCTGGCGCTGGGCGCGCGGGTGGAAATGGAATGCTGGGCCTGGAACCCGCAGAGCGGGTAG
- a CDS encoding helix-turn-helix domain-containing protein yields MSTKPDNSRWTGAKAAAFLKLLAGHGKVARAAREVGMSRQAAYRLRARAPQFAQFWEQAMELAKRRRASSRRGRKPVHPLLARKPVPYAEWGDSLGPNG; encoded by the coding sequence ATGAGCACCAAACCCGACAATAGCCGCTGGACCGGCGCCAAGGCCGCGGCCTTCCTCAAGCTGCTGGCGGGGCACGGCAAGGTAGCGCGCGCGGCGCGGGAGGTGGGGATGAGCCGGCAGGCCGCCTATCGCCTGCGCGCGCGGGCGCCGCAGTTCGCACAATTCTGGGAACAGGCGATGGAGCTCGCGAAGCGGCGGCGTGCCTCGTCGCGGCGGGGCCGCAAGCCAGTCCATCCGCTGCTCGCCCGGAAGCCGGTGCCTTATGCCGAATGGGGCGACAGTTTGGGGCCAAACGGGTGA
- a CDS encoding dioxygenase family protein, with the protein MSHHHYIISRRAFAAGAIGVAAAGPRVLAQAVTATSGMGPFYPAGYRGETDADLTHVAGAARRAEGQVIEVVGRVLDKLGNPIRGAQLDIWQANTHGRYDHPQDPAVMPLDPGFQGFARISTGGDGSWKLTTIKPGSYDSPIGNRPPHIHMDALGSSTRAMLQMYFPEDAEANARDTLYKTLGADAPTAIASALGDHRYSWDIVLLEG; encoded by the coding sequence GTGTCCCATCATCATTACATCATCTCGCGCCGCGCATTCGCTGCGGGTGCGATCGGCGTCGCGGCAGCCGGGCCGCGCGTGCTGGCGCAGGCGGTTACCGCGACGTCGGGCATGGGGCCGTTCTACCCCGCCGGCTATCGCGGCGAGACCGATGCCGACCTCACACATGTTGCAGGGGCAGCACGGCGGGCCGAGGGGCAGGTGATCGAGGTGGTCGGGCGTGTGCTCGACAAGCTGGGCAACCCCATTCGCGGGGCGCAACTCGATATCTGGCAGGCGAACACGCACGGTCGCTATGACCACCCGCAGGACCCGGCCGTCATGCCGCTCGACCCGGGCTTTCAGGGCTTTGCGCGGATCTCGACCGGTGGTGACGGCAGCTGGAAGCTAACCACCATCAAGCCGGGCAGCTACGACAGCCCGATCGGAAACCGCCCCCCGCATATCCATATGGATGCGCTGGGCAGCAGCACACGCGCCATGCTGCAGATGTATTTCCCAGAAGATGCCGAAGCGAATGCGCGCGACACGCTCTACAAGACGCTGGGCGCCGACGCCCCGACGGCGATCGCGAGTGCGCTTGGCGACCACCGATACAGTTGGGACATCGTGCTGCTGGAAGGCTGA
- a CDS encoding HPF/RaiA family ribosome-associated protein produces MQVQFNSDSSVMGTENVAARIEAKVRDKLARFEDRLTRLEVHVRDDNARKGGADDKACTIEARPRGGRAIGVTEHAATVDDAARLAAATLAQRLERHFGKSERHGHDPRPDKVI; encoded by the coding sequence ATGCAGGTCCAGTTCAATTCCGACAGCAGCGTCATGGGCACGGAAAACGTCGCCGCCCGCATCGAGGCCAAGGTGCGTGACAAGCTGGCGCGGTTCGAGGATCGGCTGACCCGGCTCGAAGTCCACGTTCGCGACGACAATGCGCGCAAGGGCGGGGCGGACGACAAGGCCTGCACCATCGAGGCCCGCCCCCGCGGCGGCCGCGCGATCGGCGTGACCGAACACGCCGCTACCGTCGATGACGCCGCCCGGCTGGCCGCCGCCACCCTCGCCCAGCGGCTCGAACGGCACTTCGGAAAAAGCGAGCGCCACGGCCACGATCCACGCCCCGACAAGGTGATATAG
- a CDS encoding alpha/beta fold hydrolase — MGSILQNLALRLDAGFNAKHIDRFRNGWPASSRSDISFFETDRVLFRYREIAGPSGAPTLVFTADPPVTLEHYDAMIELASKDFRLVIFELPGQGFSPGKSAYRFGFRETNDEVARFLRQVAGEGAIYAFSCVAGLAAVDIATRYPELVCALILIQAADPGGLDVWKKSRDPKGILRKPILGQYMMRKLAGDRMPKWFELALGRASDHERFCSCSRTSMGHGALWSLASAFQAYHNADIELAQPAQPCLAIWGELDGSHTPETRASTTNMAPGMEVRSLPAAGHFPELQDPAIVFRTIKDWLATQRIGENEKAS, encoded by the coding sequence GTGGGCAGCATTCTGCAAAACCTCGCCTTGCGCCTCGATGCAGGCTTCAACGCGAAACACATCGACCGATTCAGGAACGGGTGGCCTGCATCGTCACGTAGCGACATCAGCTTCTTCGAAACGGATCGAGTGCTGTTTCGCTATCGGGAGATTGCAGGACCTTCGGGCGCACCGACGCTTGTCTTTACCGCCGATCCGCCCGTTACGCTTGAACACTATGACGCGATGATAGAGCTTGCCTCCAAGGATTTTCGCCTGGTGATCTTCGAACTGCCGGGGCAGGGGTTTTCGCCGGGCAAGTCCGCCTATCGGTTTGGCTTTCGCGAAACCAATGACGAAGTGGCCAGATTTCTGCGGCAAGTCGCAGGGGAAGGGGCCATCTACGCATTTTCATGTGTCGCAGGGCTGGCAGCCGTTGATATCGCAACCCGGTATCCCGAGTTGGTATGCGCGCTCATCCTGATCCAGGCTGCCGATCCTGGCGGGCTTGATGTTTGGAAGAAGTCGCGTGACCCCAAAGGGATACTCCGAAAGCCAATCCTCGGCCAGTATATGATGCGAAAACTCGCTGGCGACCGCATGCCCAAATGGTTCGAATTGGCGCTCGGCCGAGCCTCCGATCACGAGCGGTTCTGCTCATGCTCGCGCACTTCGATGGGGCATGGTGCACTATGGTCATTGGCGAGTGCGTTCCAAGCCTATCATAACGCTGATATCGAACTCGCCCAGCCAGCCCAGCCATGCTTGGCGATCTGGGGCGAATTGGACGGATCGCATACTCCAGAGACACGGGCGTCGACTACCAACATGGCCCCTGGGATGGAGGTCCGGTCTCTACCTGCCGCAGGACATTTCCCCGAACTGCAGGATCCGGCAATCGTCTTTCGCACGATCAAGGATTGGCTCGCGACACAACGTATTGGCGAGAACGAGAAGGCTTCGTAA
- a CDS encoding LysR family transcriptional regulator, whose amino-acid sequence MSDPDWEALRTLGIVADTGSMSRAAEKLGCAVSTITRRIDGLEQALGLTLLHRARGGVVPTEAGAAILASVKDASQFLNQVPRLAKHYHRFENRRPVRISATETVINEILMPHIVGLRSSCPDALFEFESSFELSSLEFGETDLAIRLARPVQSNLIMRKLPSIGMSVFINTTQLADRDPADVRLQDENIVWFDQGFGNIAENRLVEELGIHDRITLRSSSVRALAIACSHGQGLALLPNFLGKGIGLIPLAQYPIAPRDVWLVYHPETRNDPAMRKVRRWVVQSFRATLA is encoded by the coding sequence ATGAGCGATCCTGATTGGGAAGCATTACGCACGCTGGGGATCGTTGCCGATACCGGATCGATGTCGCGTGCAGCCGAGAAACTGGGTTGCGCCGTAAGCACGATAACGCGCCGGATTGACGGGTTGGAGCAGGCGCTTGGCCTGACCCTACTCCATCGCGCACGCGGCGGCGTAGTCCCCACTGAGGCGGGAGCCGCGATACTCGCGTCGGTGAAAGATGCGTCGCAATTCTTGAACCAGGTTCCGCGGCTGGCAAAACACTACCATCGGTTCGAGAACCGTCGGCCCGTGCGCATCTCCGCAACGGAGACGGTGATCAATGAGATATTGATGCCACATATCGTGGGGTTGCGATCAAGCTGCCCCGATGCCCTGTTTGAGTTCGAGTCCAGTTTTGAGCTTTCCAGTCTCGAATTCGGTGAAACTGACCTGGCAATCCGGCTGGCGCGTCCTGTTCAGTCCAATCTGATCATGCGCAAGCTGCCCAGCATCGGCATGTCCGTATTCATCAACACCACACAACTGGCGGATCGCGACCCAGCAGATGTCAGGTTGCAGGATGAAAACATAGTCTGGTTCGACCAGGGGTTTGGCAACATTGCCGAGAACCGCCTGGTCGAGGAGCTGGGTATCCATGACAGAATCACACTACGCTCTTCCAGCGTGCGCGCGCTGGCAATTGCATGCAGCCATGGTCAGGGTTTGGCTTTGCTCCCGAATTTCCTGGGCAAAGGAATCGGGCTAATTCCACTTGCGCAATATCCCATTGCCCCGCGCGACGTCTGGCTTGTCTATCACCCCGAAACCCGCAACGACCCCGCTATGCGCAAGGTAAGGCGATGGGTTGTTCAGAGTTTTCGGGCGACACTCGCATAG
- a CDS encoding RidA family protein → MYRKTSLALVATLMAASPALAHEAVGTETPSKQTVMPDDPQARAFQEQFGYSDAVIHGDTVYLSGVVAGNPPEGMDPVDYYDRVFARIGQILERAGSSWADVLDITTFHVDIDASLPALGEAKHRYVKAPFPAWTAIGVRRLFEPTAKVEIKVVARLTPNGGN, encoded by the coding sequence ATGTATCGCAAGACTAGCCTGGCACTTGTCGCAACCCTGATGGCCGCCTCGCCCGCGCTGGCCCATGAGGCTGTGGGGACCGAAACGCCATCCAAGCAGACGGTGATGCCCGACGACCCGCAGGCGCGCGCGTTCCAGGAACAGTTCGGATATTCCGATGCGGTGATCCACGGCGACACCGTCTACCTCTCGGGGGTGGTCGCGGGGAACCCGCCGGAAGGGATGGACCCGGTCGATTACTACGACCGGGTATTCGCCCGGATCGGCCAGATATTGGAGCGCGCCGGGTCGAGCTGGGCCGATGTGCTGGATATCACGACTTTCCACGTCGATATCGACGCCTCGCTTCCCGCGCTGGGCGAAGCCAAGCATCGTTATGTCAAAGCGCCATTCCCGGCCTGGACCGCGATCGGGGTCAGGCGGCTTTTCGAGCCGACAGCGAAGGTCGAGATCAAGGTGGTCGCGCGGTTGACGCCGAATGGCGGGAACTAA
- the thiC gene encoding phosphomethylpyrimidine synthase ThiC, with translation MADINSTFDIGVTTGPIRGSRKIHVGPLGVAMREIDLTGEPSVRVYDTSGPYTDPDAQIDIRKGLPQLRREWQLARGDVEEYAARGVKPEDNGQLGPDRSGGVPAFPNVKRTVLRAKPGMNLSQMHYARRGIITPEMEYVAERENLGREQIRRELDGNSWGASIPEYVTPEFVREEVARGRAIIPSNVNHPEAEPMAIGRNFLVKINANIGNSAVASDVANEVDKMVWSIRWGADTVMDLSTGRNIHDTREWIIRNSPVPIGTVPIYQALEKVGGVAEDLTWEIFRDTLIEQAEQGVDYFTIHAGVRLPYVPMTAKRVTGIVSRGGSIMAKWCLAHHKESFLYERFDEITEIMKAYDIAYSLGDGLRPGSIADANDEAQFAELYTLGELTKRAWAQDVQVMIEGPGHVPMHKIKENMDKQLEACGEAPFYTLGPLVTDIAPGYDHITSGIGAAMIGWFGTAMLCYVTPKEHLGLPDRDDVKVGVVTYKLAAHAADLAKGHPAAKVRDDALSKARFEFRWRDQFNLSLDPDTAEQYHDQTLPAEGAKTAHFCSMCGPKFCSMKITQEVRDFAAKQNSDSYLAATAPVDGAEEGMEKMSEKYREGGDLYVSQD, from the coding sequence ATGGCCGACATCAACAGCACCTTCGACATCGGCGTCACCACCGGGCCGATCCGCGGCAGCCGCAAGATCCACGTCGGCCCGCTCGGCGTTGCCATGCGCGAGATCGACCTGACGGGCGAGCCCAGCGTGCGGGTCTATGACACCAGCGGCCCCTACACCGACCCGGACGCGCAGATCGATATCCGCAAGGGCCTGCCCCAGCTGCGCCGCGAATGGCAGCTCGCCCGCGGCGATGTCGAGGAATATGCCGCACGCGGGGTCAAGCCCGAAGACAACGGCCAACTCGGTCCCGACCGGTCGGGCGGCGTTCCCGCCTTCCCCAATGTGAAGCGGACCGTGCTGCGCGCCAAGCCGGGCATGAACCTCAGCCAGATGCACTATGCCCGGCGCGGCATCATCACGCCCGAGATGGAATATGTCGCCGAGCGCGAGAACCTCGGCCGCGAGCAGATCCGCCGCGAGCTCGACGGCAATAGCTGGGGCGCCAGCATCCCCGAATATGTCACCCCCGAATTCGTGCGTGAGGAGGTGGCGCGGGGCCGCGCGATCATCCCCTCCAACGTCAACCACCCCGAAGCCGAACCGATGGCGATCGGGCGCAACTTCCTGGTCAAGATCAACGCCAATATCGGCAATTCCGCGGTGGCATCGGACGTCGCCAACGAGGTCGACAAGATGGTCTGGTCGATCCGCTGGGGCGCGGACACCGTCATGGACCTATCGACCGGCCGCAATATCCATGACACCCGCGAATGGATCATCCGCAACAGCCCCGTCCCGATCGGCACCGTGCCGATCTACCAGGCACTGGAAAAGGTCGGCGGCGTTGCCGAGGACCTGACCTGGGAAATCTTCCGCGACACGCTGATCGAACAGGCCGAACAGGGCGTCGACTATTTCACCATCCACGCCGGCGTGCGCCTGCCCTATGTCCCGATGACCGCCAAGCGCGTCACCGGCATCGTGAGCCGCGGCGGCAGCATCATGGCGAAATGGTGCCTCGCGCATCACAAGGAATCGTTCCTCTACGAACGCTTCGACGAGATCACCGAGATCATGAAGGCCTATGACATCGCCTATTCGCTGGGCGACGGCTTGCGCCCCGGCAGCATCGCCGACGCCAATGACGAGGCGCAGTTCGCCGAACTCTACACGCTGGGCGAGTTGACCAAGCGCGCCTGGGCGCAGGACGTGCAGGTGATGATCGAAGGCCCCGGCCACGTGCCGATGCACAAGATCAAGGAAAACATGGACAAGCAGCTCGAGGCTTGCGGCGAGGCGCCCTTCTACACGCTCGGCCCGCTCGTCACCGATATCGCGCCGGGTTACGACCACATCACCAGCGGTATCGGAGCGGCGATGATCGGGTGGTTCGGCACCGCCATGCTTTGCTACGTCACGCCCAAGGAACACCTCGGCCTGCCCGACCGCGACGACGTGAAGGTGGGCGTGGTGACCTACAAGCTCGCCGCCCACGCGGCCGATCTGGCCAAGGGCCACCCGGCGGCCAAGGTGCGCGACGACGCGCTGAGCAAGGCGCGCTTCGAATTCCGCTGGCGCGACCAGTTCAACCTCAGCCTCGATCCCGACACGGCCGAGCAGTACCACGACCAGACGCTCCCCGCCGAAGGCGCCAAGACCGCGCATTTCTGCAGCATGTGCGGGCCCAAGTTCTGCTCGATGAAGATCACCCAGGAAGTGCGCGATTTCGCCGCAAAACAGAACTCCGACAGTTACTTGGCGGCAACGGCACCGGTTGACGGGGCGGAAGAAGGCATGGAGAAGATGAGCGAGAAATACCGCGAAGGAGGGGATCTCTATGTATCGCAAGACTAG
- a CDS encoding nuclear transport factor 2 family protein, with protein sequence MTQRPPLPPFTEASAAEKVQAAEDGWNSRDPARVALAYTPDSRWRNRDRFLQGRSAIEDFLTDKWNREHEYRLIKELWAHSGNRIAARFAYEWHDDNGQWYRSYGNENWEFDTDGLMARRIASINDMAIDPDQRLFHWPLGKRPADHAGLTELNL encoded by the coding sequence ATGACCCAACGCCCACCCCTGCCGCCCTTCACCGAAGCCTCTGCCGCCGAGAAGGTGCAGGCCGCCGAAGACGGCTGGAACAGCCGCGATCCGGCGCGGGTCGCGCTCGCCTACACGCCCGATAGCCGGTGGCGGAACCGCGACCGCTTCCTGCAGGGGCGCAGCGCGATCGAGGATTTCCTGACCGACAAGTGGAACCGCGAGCACGAATACCGGCTGATCAAGGAACTCTGGGCCCATAGCGGCAACCGCATCGCGGCGCGCTTCGCCTATGAATGGCACGACGATAACGGCCAGTGGTATCGCAGCTACGGCAACGAGAACTGGGAGTTCGACACCGACGGGCTGATGGCGCGGCGTATCGCCAGCATCAACGACATGGCGATCGATCCCGACCAGCGCCTGTTCCACTGGCCGCTGGGCAAGCGCCCGGCCGACCACGCCGGCCTGACCGAATTGAACCTCTAA
- a CDS encoding VOC family protein has product MSEALTTGAHHVGLAVPDLAAAVDFFCSALGYKEVGGVQDYPSVFVSDGSTLLTLWQVEDPASAVAFDRRKNVGLHHLALGVADHDALDRVHERIAAHPGTVIEFAPGPMRPGSATSHLICLMPGGIRLEFATPFA; this is encoded by the coding sequence ATGAGCGAAGCCCTCACTACCGGTGCCCATCACGTTGGCCTGGCCGTGCCCGACCTCGCGGCGGCGGTGGACTTCTTCTGCAGCGCGCTCGGTTACAAGGAGGTTGGCGGCGTTCAGGACTATCCTTCGGTCTTCGTCAGCGACGGCAGCACGCTGTTGACGCTGTGGCAGGTCGAGGATCCGGCCAGCGCGGTCGCCTTCGATCGTCGCAAGAATGTCGGCCTGCACCATCTCGCGCTGGGCGTGGCGGACCACGATGCGCTCGACCGGGTCCACGAGCGGATCGCGGCGCATCCCGGGACGGTGATCGAGTTCGCGCCCGGGCCGATGCGCCCGGGATCGGCGACCAGCCATCTCATCTGCCTGATGCCGGGGGGGATCCGGCTGGAATTCGCCACCCCCTTTGCCTGA
- a CDS encoding pyridoxamine 5'-phosphate oxidase family protein codes for MAQNYIHTLFTDAARALQEADGSRATYARMEAGADGTPDQITASEAAFIGARESFYMASVTSEGWPYMQHRGGPQGFLRVLPDNRLGFADYRGNRQHISTANLQSEPRVSLFLMDYPNRRRLKILGKARVVPQADDPALVASLAVASYKAVPERAYLIDVIGFEWNCPQHITPRFTEAQIAAAIAPLTEENAQLRAEIEILRASAKGN; via the coding sequence TTGGCCCAGAACTACATCCACACCCTGTTTACCGATGCGGCCCGCGCGCTGCAGGAGGCGGATGGTTCGCGTGCCACCTATGCACGGATGGAGGCGGGAGCCGACGGCACGCCCGACCAGATCACCGCGAGCGAGGCCGCTTTCATCGGTGCGCGCGAAAGCTTCTACATGGCCAGCGTCACCTCCGAAGGGTGGCCCTATATGCAGCATCGCGGCGGTCCGCAGGGCTTCCTGCGCGTTCTGCCCGACAACCGGCTGGGCTTTGCCGACTATCGCGGCAATCGCCAACACATCAGCACGGCGAACCTGCAGTCCGAGCCGCGCGTCTCGCTGTTCCTGATGGACTATCCCAACCGCCGCCGCCTCAAGATCCTCGGCAAGGCGCGGGTCGTGCCGCAGGCGGATGATCCTGCGCTGGTCGCCTCGCTGGCAGTGGCATCCTACAAGGCCGTGCCCGAACGGGCCTATCTGATCGACGTGATCGGGTTCGAGTGGAACTGCCCCCAGCACATCACCCCGCGCTTCACCGAAGCCCAGATCGCCGCGGCGATCGCGCCCCTCACCGAAGAAAACGCCCAACTGCGCGCCGAGATCGAGATCCTGCGCGCTTCTGCCAAAGGAAACTGA
- a CDS encoding LysR family transcriptional regulator — translation MDRLRTMELFVAVADRGSFTAAARAKRASPQAVTRAVAELEARLGVMLFHRSTRAVSLTTEGAGFLEQARRILADITDAERQLAGTQVEPSGQLHITAPVMFGQIHVAPVVAELIDRYPLLDVRLLLFDRNVRLVDEGIDVAVRIGQLADSSLLAVRIGAVRPVVVASPGYLARFGVPTSPADLAQHRLIFSSGPRSAGEWRFDGRLAPAPRQSLTVNTIASAIVAAEGSVGLANFLHYQVEDAIQAGRLIEVLKPTEPEIMPINLLFASGRSNSPATRAFVDAMKERSHHCSWGR, via the coding sequence ATGGACCGACTGCGAACCATGGAACTGTTCGTTGCCGTGGCAGACCGCGGCAGCTTCACCGCGGCAGCCCGGGCCAAGCGCGCATCGCCGCAAGCCGTGACCCGGGCGGTGGCGGAACTGGAGGCGCGGCTGGGCGTCATGCTGTTCCACCGGTCGACCCGCGCAGTCTCGCTGACGACCGAGGGTGCCGGTTTCCTCGAACAGGCCCGCCGCATCCTCGCCGACATCACCGATGCCGAGCGCCAGCTTGCCGGAACGCAGGTCGAACCGAGCGGGCAGCTTCATATCACTGCCCCAGTCATGTTCGGCCAGATACATGTCGCGCCGGTCGTGGCCGAGCTGATCGACCGCTATCCACTGCTCGACGTTCGCTTGCTGCTGTTCGATCGCAACGTGCGGCTGGTGGACGAGGGTATCGACGTCGCCGTCCGCATCGGCCAGCTAGCGGACTCCTCGCTACTGGCGGTCCGGATCGGCGCAGTGCGGCCGGTGGTCGTCGCCAGTCCGGGTTACCTCGCCCGGTTTGGCGTTCCAACCAGCCCCGCCGACCTGGCGCAGCATCGCCTGATCTTCTCGTCCGGACCGCGATCCGCCGGGGAATGGCGATTCGACGGGCGTCTCGCACCGGCGCCGCGGCAAAGCCTGACGGTGAACACCATCGCATCGGCGATCGTCGCGGCGGAAGGCAGCGTGGGCCTGGCCAATTTCCTGCACTACCAGGTCGAAGATGCGATCCAGGCCGGGCGACTGATCGAAGTCCTCAAGCCCACGGAGCCTGAAATCATGCCCATCAACCTGCTATTCGCCAGCGGCCGCAGCAACTCACCGGCGACCCGTGCATTCGTCGATGCAATGAAGGAACGCTCGCACCATTGCAGCTGGGGTCGTTGA